ATCTTACGGTACTCACCCTGCTTCGCATAGAGCGATGCATGTGTGCCCCACTCCACCATCCTGCCCTCCTTCATCACGTAGATGGTATCTGCATCCACGATCTGGGAGAGCGAGTGCGAGATGATCACCACCGTGCGATCCCTCTTGATGGCATCAAGACTCATCTTGATGTGTTCGGTGGCGATGGCATCGAGGCTGGCGGTAGGCTCATCCAAGAAGATCACCGGTGGGTTCTTCAGAAAGAGACGTGCGATGGCGATGCGCTGCTGCTGACCGCCGCTCAGCTGCTGGGCATCAGTATCATAACCCTCCGGCAGCTGTTCCACCTGCTCATGCAGCAACGCACTGCGGGCGGCGGCTACCACCTCTTCCCGTGTGGCTTCGGTATTGCCATAGAGGATGTTGTTGTAAATGCTTCCCTTGAAGATATGGTTCTTCTGCAGCACCAGTCCGATCTGGTCGCGCATTGATCCGTTCTCATAGGCCTCCAGGTCGATCCCGTCGAGGGTGATCTGTCCGCTGTCCGGTTGGTAGAACTTGGAGAGCAGGTTGATCAGCGTACTCTTGCCTGCGCCACTCAGTCCCACGATCGCGGTGGTCTTGCCCGGTTTCAGCGTCAGGCTCACCTCATGGAGCGCCTTCGTACCGTTGGGATAGGTGAAGTCCACCCCCTCCACGCGAAACGCACCCCTCACCTTCTCCGCCTTCACGCTGCCGCCGCTTTCCACTGCTTCCTCGTCCTGCAACACCCCGAAGAAGCCGTCGGCATAGATCAGCGCGTCGTTCACCTCGTCGTAGATGCGATGCAGCTGGGCGATGGGCGTGGAGACATTGCGGAAGAGCATGATGTGCATCATGATGGCACCGATGCCCATCTGCCCATCCAGCACCAGGAAGACGGTGAGGATGATGATCAGCACCACCCCTATCTGCTGGATGAATGCTTTCAGGCTCTCGTAAACATAACTGGTCTGTCGTGTCTGCAGCTGGTTGTTCAGCATATCCATCTGTACCGTGTACTGCTTCTCACCCTCCAGCTGCTCCCTCACGAAACTCTTGATCACCGTGATGGAGTCGATGATGTTGATCAGCCCGTGGTTCTTCCGCTCCCGCTGACCGCGTAGTTCGGTGCGCCACCCCTTCAGCTTCGACGCCTGCCGCTGACTCACATAGAAGTAGGCCGGCACGATCACCGTGGCCAGCAGTCCCACATAGAGATTCGCGTTGAACATCACCACCAGTGCGATGATGGCAGTGGAGAAGAGAGGCAGGATATCAAGAAAGAAGTTCTGCACCAGCCTGATCAGGCTCTCCACCCCACGGTTGATACGTGTGTGGAGCAGACCCGTCTGGTTCTCTGGGTCGGCGTAAAACGACATCCGGTAGCGCAGGATGCGCTCCACAGCCGCCTGGGAGAGATCGCTCCCCACGCGGATGCGGATCTTCTCGCCAAAGTACTTCTGCCCGAAGCGGATGGCGATGTTGAGCAGCTCATTTGCCAGCAT
This genomic window from Dysgonomonadaceae bacterium zrk40 contains:
- a CDS encoding ABC transporter ATP-binding protein — its product is MKQRKTENHSFKTLFRNLLPYVKPYKGMILGTLLLTLVGSFAAQVNPLIVNETVTRVESLLRQPNPFENGLRLLLVISLIMLANELLNIAIRFGQKYFGEKIRIRVGSDLSQAAVERILRYRMSFYADPENQTGLLHTRINRGVESLIRLVQNFFLDILPLFSTAIIALVVMFNANLYVGLLATVIVPAYFYVSQRQASKLKGWRTELRGQRERKNHGLINIIDSITVIKSFVREQLEGEKQYTVQMDMLNNQLQTRQTSYVYESLKAFIQQIGVVLIIILTVFLVLDGQMGIGAIMMHIMLFRNVSTPIAQLHRIYDEVNDALIYADGFFGVLQDEEAVESGGSVKAEKVRGAFRVEGVDFTYPNGTKALHEVSLTLKPGKTTAIVGLSGAGKSTLINLLSKFYQPDSGQITLDGIDLEAYENGSMRDQIGLVLQKNHIFKGSIYNNILYGNTEATREEVVAAARSALLHEQVEQLPEGYDTDAQQLSGGQQQRIAIARLFLKNPPVIFLDEPTASLDAIATEHIKMSLDAIKRDRTVVIISHSLSQIVDADTIYVMKEGRMVEWGTHASLYAKQGEYRKIFDASARSLNLEKMLDTLAG